The following is a genomic window from Sutcliffiella horikoshii.
GAAAAACGGAAAGCTTGGTTGTATAAGGAAGAACTTGAAACAATAGAAGCTACCTTAACGTCTTATCGTGAACAATATGCAAATGTTCATGATCAATTCCGACAAGTGGGTAATACTACCTTGCCGCATCATCGAAAGACATTCGAGAAGAATTGGAATCTGATTGATAAACAATTCACCTATATCCATCGCTTAATAGAGCGTTCAGCATATGAAAAACATGAAAATATGATGAACAAATATGAACGAGCCGAACTCGCGGTCTTGCCTAAAGGAATGCCGCAAGAGAGAGTATGGAACATCTACTATTTCCTTAATAAGTATGGTCTCGATTTCGTCCAAAGGCTATGTGAATTGCCATTGGAGCATAACGGAAAGCATAAAATAATAAAACTTTAAGAAAACAGCGGGAAAAATCCTGCTGTTTTTTTATATTCTTTTTCTGACAATCACAAATATAGAAGGGAGTCGTAAACGAACATATACTGAAGAATGGTAGCTTATTGTGTTTGTACGGAGTCAAAAAAAGCCAAGTTTGACCTAAATTCGTCCTTTTGTCAAAAAATGTTGTAAAAAGATGAAAAACGAAAAAAAAGTAGGCTTAAAGGATTTTCTTTTAGGGAAGAGAATAGTACAATAAAGTAAGTGGAGAGAAGTGGGGGATTGTGGGGGAAAGTAGAAGAAAGGTGGGAGAGCCAAATGTTCATGGGGGAATATAATCATACAATTGATGCAAAAGGGCGTATGATTGTGCCTGCGAAATTCCGTGATCATTTAGGTGAAACCTTTGTTCTTACCAGAGGCCTCGATAAATGCCTATTTGGCTATCCGCTCTCTGAATGGAAAACAGTTGAAGATAAACTGAAACAATTGCCACTTACTAAAAAGGATGCCCGTGCATTTACACGTTTCTTCTTTTCTGGTGCTTCTGAGTGTGAATTGGACAAGCAAGGTCGAGTGAACATTGCCACCCCACTTGTTCAGTATGCACAGCTGGAAAAGGAATGCGTTGTGATCGGAGTGTCTAATCGAATAGAAATCTGGAGCAAGGACAACTGGAACTCATTTGTGGAAGACTCGGAAGACTCCTTCGCAGAGATTGCAGAAAACCTCGTGGATTTTGACTTATAAAAGGGATTTCATTACATCGAATACTAAGAACAGCCTGGATAAAACAAGATGGTCGGTGAGAAAATACCGATAGAAAAGAAATTGCAGCACCTAAGAGGAAAACAGCTTAGAGCTAGAAAGGCGGTGGAAAATGTTTCACCACGTAACAGTACTACTCAACGAAGCAGTAGAAGGTCTTAACATTAAAGAGGATGGAACGTATGTTGATTGCACATTAGGAGGTGCAGGACACAGTTCCGAAATTGTAAAAAGGTTATCAGACAAAGGAAGACTGATCGCATTTGACCAAGATGACCATGCTCTAGAACATGCGAAAAATGTGTTACATAACTATCTGGACAGGGTCATTTTCATCAAAAGCAATTTCAAGCACTTAAAAGAAAAACTATTTGAGCAGGGAATCACCAAAGTGGATGGAGTGTTGTTCGACCTTGGCGTTTCATCTCCTCAATTGGACACTCCTGAAAGAGGTTTTAGTTACCATCACGAAGCACCTTTGGATATGCGAATGGACATGAACAGTCCGCTTAGTGCCTATGATGTGGTCAATGAGTGGCCATATGAGAAGCTTGTAAGGATATTCTTTCAATATGGAGAAGAGAAGTTTTCCAAACAAATAGCTAGAAAAATTGAGGAATACCGAAAGTCAAAGCCGATTGAAACGACACTGGAATTGGTGGAAATTATTAAAGATGGCATACCAGCTCCTGCTAGGAGAACTGGCGGGCATCCGGCTAAAAGGGTGTTCCAAGCAATAAGAATTGCAGTAAATGACGAGTTGGGTGTTTTTGAAGATGCTATTCATCAAGCAATTGATGTCTTGAAAGTCGGGGGTAGAGTTTCTGTTATTACCTTCCATTCACTTGAAGACAGAATGTGTAAAGTAGCATTTAAAGAAAAAAGTCAGCTGCCACAACTGCCGCCTGGACTTCCAATTATTCCAGAAGAATTTCAGCCGGTACTTAAACTCATCACAAGAAAGCCGATACTACCTAGTGAAGAGGAACTAGAAGCGAATAATCGTGCAAGATCGGCAAAACTAAGAATTGCAGAAAAAGCTAAAGACTAAATATAAAAAAATTGTAGACTAGGGGGAAAGAGAATGAGTAACTTAGCTCACAAAATCCAGAGGCAGCATGAAGAACGTATACAACAGTCGCCAAAAAGGCAATTGGTCGTAAAGAAACGTTCAAAAATCACTCTTGGGGAAAAAATACTTGCCTATATGTTTATCGGTATGCTGGCATTCGGTGCAGTTCACGTTATTACAAACCATGTGAATATCTATCATGTGAATAGCGAAATTCAAACGCTTGAAGGGTCCATTGAATCACAATTAAAGGAAAACCGTGAACTTGAACTTCGCGTAGCGGAAGAAAGCAGCTATGAAGTCATTCTTGAGAAAGCCAAAAACCTTGGTCTGACATTAAACGAAAACAATGTGAAGAACGTAGGGAACTAAATGAGTACCCATAACATCGTTCATAAAAAAAGAATTCACTTAGGAGCAGCAATTCTACTCGGATTATTTGCGTTGCTCTTTTTTCTATTGATTGGGCGATTTTTTTACCTTCAAG
Proteins encoded in this region:
- the rsmH gene encoding 16S rRNA (cytosine(1402)-N(4))-methyltransferase RsmH; protein product: MFHHVTVLLNEAVEGLNIKEDGTYVDCTLGGAGHSSEIVKRLSDKGRLIAFDQDDHALEHAKNVLHNYLDRVIFIKSNFKHLKEKLFEQGITKVDGVLFDLGVSSPQLDTPERGFSYHHEAPLDMRMDMNSPLSAYDVVNEWPYEKLVRIFFQYGEEKFSKQIARKIEEYRKSKPIETTLELVEIIKDGIPAPARRTGGHPAKRVFQAIRIAVNDELGVFEDAIHQAIDVLKVGGRVSVITFHSLEDRMCKVAFKEKSQLPQLPPGLPIIPEEFQPVLKLITRKPILPSEEELEANNRARSAKLRIAEKAKD
- the mraZ gene encoding division/cell wall cluster transcriptional repressor MraZ, yielding MFMGEYNHTIDAKGRMIVPAKFRDHLGETFVLTRGLDKCLFGYPLSEWKTVEDKLKQLPLTKKDARAFTRFFFSGASECELDKQGRVNIATPLVQYAQLEKECVVIGVSNRIEIWSKDNWNSFVEDSEDSFAEIAENLVDFDL
- the ftsL gene encoding cell division protein FtsL; amino-acid sequence: MSNLAHKIQRQHEERIQQSPKRQLVVKKRSKITLGEKILAYMFIGMLAFGAVHVITNHVNIYHVNSEIQTLEGSIESQLKENRELELRVAEESSYEVILEKAKNLGLTLNENNVKNVGN